A genomic window from Micromonospora ferruginea includes:
- a CDS encoding effector-associated domain 2-containing protein — MARTTVVFVHGFLSSDQVWATFRDLIRADPALGDVDTHAFRYATSLLSWHPLRQVPTFDDVADGLRTFLRHDLADRPRLALVTHSQGGLVAQRALARMLTDDDADLARIRLLLMYACPTAGSDLGLAARRALLRANPQERQLRPLNAAVLDAQRAVLHRIVHPPGSPTRVLAFAGESDAVVSPASARSVFPDAGVLPGDHFTIVRPDSPEHRSYRVLRQELLRLAGDDDRPPAAPIPHPRADGELVDLLLAVPGMTDPAFRAQAYARLPLRVREQLTRPGPARLELLAALDTLRAYRHLAPGRALADALALLAPEHPVVAELRPRLVALDAG; from the coding sequence GTGGCCAGAACCACTGTGGTGTTCGTCCACGGCTTCCTGTCCTCGGACCAGGTGTGGGCGACGTTCCGTGACCTGATCCGGGCCGACCCGGCGCTCGGCGACGTCGACACCCACGCGTTCCGCTACGCCACCTCGCTGCTGTCCTGGCATCCGTTGCGCCAGGTGCCGACGTTCGACGACGTCGCCGACGGGCTGCGCACGTTCCTGCGGCACGACCTGGCCGACCGGCCCCGGCTGGCGCTTGTCACGCACAGCCAGGGCGGCCTGGTGGCGCAGCGGGCGCTGGCCCGGATGCTCACCGACGACGACGCCGACCTGGCCCGGATCCGCCTGCTGCTGATGTACGCCTGCCCGACCGCCGGATCCGACCTCGGGCTCGCCGCGCGGCGGGCGTTGCTGCGCGCCAACCCGCAGGAGCGGCAACTCCGGCCGCTGAACGCCGCCGTGCTGGACGCCCAGCGCGCCGTGCTGCACCGGATCGTGCACCCGCCCGGGTCGCCGACCCGGGTGCTGGCGTTCGCGGGCGAGAGCGACGCCGTGGTGTCGCCGGCCTCCGCCCGCAGCGTGTTCCCGGACGCCGGCGTGCTGCCCGGCGACCACTTCACCATCGTCCGGCCCGACTCGCCGGAGCACCGGTCCTACCGGGTGCTGCGCCAGGAGTTGCTGCGGCTGGCCGGCGACGACGACCGGCCGCCGGCCGCCCCCATCCCCCACCCGCGCGCCGACGGCGAGCTGGTGGACCTGCTGCTCGCGGTGCCGGGGATGACCGACCCGGCGTTCCGCGCCCAGGCCTACGCGCGGCTGCCGCTGCGGGTACGCGAACAGCTCACCCGGCCCGGCCCGGCCCGGCTGGAACTGCTCGCGGCGCTCGACACGCTGCGCGCGTACCGGCATCTCGCGCCGGGCCGGGCGCTCGCCGACGCGCTGGCGCTGCTGGCACCGGAGCACCCGGTGGTGGCCGAGCTGCGGCCCCGGCTGGTGGCGCTCGACGCCGGGTGA
- a CDS encoding HEXXH motif domain-containing protein produces the protein MTVTQPIDELDRHRLDRHHFGDLAAGGGDAGTVEELLAAEHSWRLLQLRAVLDAVAGTPEVAGPLPPVAEAWALLVAAQRRAPAEVDRLIAHPHVGTWAGYVLRRLRGSTVTADGPLWADLGYLHALAAVAGVRAGLSFALRVPVRDGFAALPTLGGAVLPAPQRWTVAEVAGADGAATVTLDGHRVAFDRAGGGGDGWFALPTVRAEAGGRTLTVGLDFLDPYRNLRSPTPPDLDTVAAVDRWRTLLTQAWELLVRVCPERAAPIARGLFSVVPQRPAERFRTMSASAGDAFGSMLISEPEDAPELAVTLVHEFQHIKLGGLLHLTPLLTAEPPHRLYAPWRDDPRPLGGLLQGVYAFVGITEFWRAYRPVAAGAGGPVAHFEFARWRRQVAATVAMLRARPELTDVGRRLLDGLAATAETWRSEPVPAEVLAAADAAVDDHRAQWRLHHRRPDPAVVRAFADAWRAGAARPDTDGADPPVVADAAARRLDTRAVLLLWRLTDPEGFDRLRKDPSTVGERVTGAGPADLAYAAGDTAHAHHLHLAELAAGPGSPSAWAGLTLTSAALGLDEAAAALRSRPELVRAVHGALLAAGSPADPVELAAWIGPAPTAG, from the coding sequence ATGACCGTCACGCAGCCGATCGACGAGCTGGACCGGCACCGGCTCGACCGCCACCACTTCGGGGACCTGGCGGCGGGCGGCGGCGACGCCGGGACCGTCGAGGAGCTGCTCGCCGCCGAGCACAGTTGGCGGCTGCTGCAGTTGCGCGCCGTGCTCGACGCGGTGGCCGGCACGCCGGAGGTGGCGGGGCCGCTGCCGCCGGTGGCCGAGGCGTGGGCCCTGCTGGTGGCGGCGCAACGCCGCGCACCGGCCGAGGTCGACCGGCTGATCGCGCACCCGCACGTCGGCACCTGGGCGGGGTACGTGCTGCGCCGGCTGCGCGGCTCCACCGTCACCGCCGACGGCCCGCTCTGGGCCGACCTCGGCTACCTGCACGCCCTCGCGGCCGTGGCCGGCGTCCGCGCGGGCCTGTCGTTCGCGTTGCGGGTGCCGGTGCGCGACGGGTTCGCCGCGCTGCCCACGCTGGGCGGCGCCGTGCTGCCCGCCCCGCAGCGGTGGACGGTGGCCGAGGTGGCCGGCGCCGACGGCGCGGCGACCGTCACGCTCGACGGCCACCGGGTCGCCTTCGACCGGGCCGGTGGCGGCGGCGACGGCTGGTTCGCGCTGCCCACCGTGCGGGCCGAGGCCGGCGGCCGGACGCTGACCGTCGGCCTGGACTTCCTCGACCCGTACCGCAATCTGCGCAGCCCGACCCCGCCGGACCTGGACACGGTCGCGGCCGTCGACCGCTGGCGGACGCTGCTCACCCAGGCGTGGGAACTGCTCGTGCGGGTCTGCCCGGAGCGCGCCGCCCCGATCGCCCGCGGCCTGTTCTCGGTGGTGCCGCAGCGCCCGGCCGAGCGGTTCCGCACCATGAGCGCGTCGGCCGGGGACGCCTTCGGCAGCATGCTCATCTCGGAGCCGGAGGACGCGCCGGAGCTGGCGGTGACGCTGGTGCACGAGTTCCAGCACATCAAGCTCGGCGGCCTGCTGCACCTGACGCCGCTGCTGACCGCCGAGCCGCCGCACCGGCTCTACGCGCCGTGGCGGGACGACCCGCGCCCGCTGGGCGGCCTCCTGCAGGGCGTGTACGCGTTCGTCGGGATCACCGAGTTCTGGCGGGCGTACCGACCGGTGGCCGCCGGCGCCGGCGGCCCGGTCGCGCACTTCGAGTTCGCCCGGTGGCGGCGGCAGGTCGCCGCGACGGTGGCGATGCTGCGCGCCCGGCCGGAGCTGACCGACGTCGGCCGGCGCCTGCTCGACGGCCTGGCCGCCACGGCCGAGACCTGGCGGTCGGAGCCGGTGCCGGCGGAGGTGCTCGCCGCGGCCGACGCGGCGGTCGACGACCACCGGGCCCAGTGGCGGCTGCACCACCGGCGCCCCGACCCGGCGGTGGTGCGGGCGTTCGCCGACGCCTGGCGGGCCGGCGCGGCCCGTCCCGACACCGACGGCGCGGACCCGCCGGTGGTGGCGGACGCCGCCGCGCGCCGGCTGGACACCCGCGCGGTGCTGCTGCTGTGGCGGCTCACCGACCCGGAGGGCTTCGACCGGCTGCGCAAGGACCCGTCGACGGTCGGCGAGCGGGTCACCGGGGCCGGTCCGGCCGACCTGGCCTACGCCGCCGGCGACACCGCGCACGCGCACCACCTGCACCTGGCCGAGCTGGCCGCCGGGCCGGGCAGCCCGTCGGCGTGGGCCGGGCTGACGCTGACCAGCGCCGCCCTGGGCCTCGACGAGGCGGCGGCGGCGCTGCGCAGCCGACCCGAGCTGGTCCGCGCCGTGCACGGCGCCCTGCTCGCCGCCGGCTCGCCGGCGGACCCGGTGGAGCTGGCGGCCTGGATCGGGCCGGCCCCGACCGCCGGCTGA
- a CDS encoding MoxR family ATPase codes for MSAPGTAGWRVYRGTGEPLDPAERDRRWPAPPRWRAFDGGPDEPPAATDDPDLERRLGAATAARHPDPREVDVVNAALLLRRPLLVTGRAGSGRSSLAYRIARELGLGRVLHWPVSTHDTVRAGLYQHDPLGRVRAGRSPDRAIGDELGEHLSLGPLGTALLPYRTPRVLLVDELDQSDIDLPQQLRTVFDDGGFEIPELVRAAEHSPEVTVHTADPGGRATVRAGRVRCHEFPLVVMTCTEDRVFPPAFLRHCLRLRMADPDETTLLQMVDAHFAERPAGAAGLVGAYLERRHGPEAPTLDHLLDAVQLAAADADDAADWDRLAEVLWRGGPTADPE; via the coding sequence GTGAGCGCCCCGGGCACCGCCGGGTGGCGGGTCTACCGGGGCACCGGGGAGCCGCTCGACCCGGCCGAGCGGGACCGCCGCTGGCCGGCGCCGCCGCGCTGGCGCGCCTTCGACGGCGGGCCGGACGAGCCGCCGGCGGCCACCGACGACCCGGACCTGGAGCGCCGGCTCGGCGCGGCGACGGCCGCCCGGCACCCCGACCCCCGCGAGGTGGACGTGGTCAACGCCGCGCTGCTGCTGCGCCGCCCGCTCCTGGTCACCGGTCGCGCCGGGTCCGGCCGGTCCAGCCTGGCCTACCGGATCGCCCGGGAACTCGGCCTGGGCCGGGTGCTGCACTGGCCGGTGTCCACCCACGACACCGTGCGCGCCGGCCTCTACCAGCACGACCCGCTCGGGCGGGTCCGCGCCGGCCGCAGCCCGGACCGCGCGATCGGCGACGAGCTGGGCGAGCATCTCAGCCTCGGGCCGCTGGGCACCGCGCTGCTGCCCTACCGCACACCCCGGGTGCTGCTGGTCGACGAGTTGGACCAGAGCGACATCGACCTGCCCCAGCAACTGCGCACCGTCTTCGACGACGGCGGGTTCGAGATCCCCGAGCTGGTCCGGGCGGCGGAGCACAGCCCGGAGGTCACCGTGCACACCGCGGACCCGGGCGGCCGGGCCACGGTACGCGCCGGGCGGGTGCGCTGCCACGAGTTCCCGCTGGTGGTGATGACCTGCACCGAGGACCGGGTGTTCCCGCCGGCGTTCCTGCGTCACTGCCTGCGGTTGCGGATGGCCGACCCGGACGAGACCACCCTGCTGCAGATGGTCGACGCGCACTTCGCCGAGCGGCCCGCGGGCGCCGCCGGGCTGGTCGGGGCGTACCTGGAGCGCCGGCACGGCCCCGAGGCGCCCACCCTGGACCACCTGCTCGACGCGGTCCAGCTCGCCGCCGCCGACGCCGACGACGCCGCGGACTGGGACCGGCTCGCCGAGGTGCTGTGGCGCGGCGGGCCGACGGCGGACCCGGAATGA
- the fxsT gene encoding FxSxx-COOH system tetratricopeptide repeat protein codes for MEMAVLRALSGRYLGRARRLRTALEQDTPDERDVRDTPASRGTNVIMGGGEEADVPHRSVPAEGAGLSTTPVDASTPGRTPAVWGNVPPRNPNFTGRADLLTLLHRQIQGGTTAVLPHALHGMGGVGKSHLAVEYVYQHQGEYDLIWWIPAERATQIGASLVELAHRMNLTAGPDVGSARLAVQEALRLGRPYPRWLLIFDNAESPEVLLPYLPTGGSGSIMITSRNPQWATMARTLEVNVFTRAESVELLRRRGPELTDEQADRLADALGDLPLALEQAAAWRAETGMPAEEYLRLFEEKRVELLEQAPPMDYQLPVAAAWNVSLDRLVVANPAAFRLLQVCSFLAPEPIPRTLFSGAQNADIHPELNGALRDPMRLGRAIRDINRYALARVIHRTNSIQMHRLIQAVLLDRMNAGERDAMRASAHRLLATGDRNDPDTPANWPSYADLYPHVLVSGAVESAQGWVHQLIYNEARYLYWWGDMEASLELSRHAYDTWRQRLGETDATTLRIGQWLGFMLYRLGRHSEARELNSRILRAHESASDEDTEELLSARGAVAADLRVAGDFAQALEIDEDVYRRHVVLLGEDDPSTLNAAHNLAVSLRLTGDMRRAFAVDRSTYAHRVLLFGEDHAQTLESHLNLIIDRRELGEYLPARAEMQNVVDRLPLVWGSAQTQTLLARRRLASAVRKAGDHVTARDLSQEVRDGFAARYGAGHPDTLLAAFGLAVDLRATGDLDSAARLSEEITESYHRLFGDEHPYTVAARANAAIVHRLRGDAALARSVNEAGLTVLARRLGPDHPLVLAASINLGNDLYVLGEHRAAYELDRATVDRAREVFGPEHPTTLIALGNLAMDLIALERVAEGRALLDEIGPTFHRTLGDAHPATRAGLDPAVRGDCDLDPMPL; via the coding sequence GTGGAGATGGCGGTGCTGCGCGCGCTCTCCGGCCGCTACCTGGGGCGGGCCCGGCGGCTGCGCACCGCGCTGGAGCAGGACACGCCGGACGAACGCGACGTCCGCGACACTCCCGCATCGCGGGGCACGAATGTCATCATGGGTGGAGGCGAAGAAGCCGACGTCCCCCACCGTAGCGTCCCCGCTGAAGGAGCCGGATTGTCGACGACCCCAGTGGACGCCAGCACCCCCGGCCGGACTCCCGCCGTCTGGGGCAACGTCCCGCCGCGCAACCCCAACTTCACCGGTCGCGCCGACCTGCTGACCCTGCTGCACCGGCAGATCCAGGGCGGCACCACGGCGGTGCTGCCGCACGCCCTGCACGGGATGGGCGGCGTGGGCAAGTCCCACCTCGCCGTGGAATACGTCTACCAGCACCAGGGCGAGTACGACCTGATCTGGTGGATCCCGGCCGAACGCGCCACCCAGATCGGCGCCTCCCTGGTCGAGCTGGCCCACCGGATGAACCTGACCGCCGGGCCGGACGTGGGCAGCGCCCGGCTCGCGGTGCAGGAGGCGCTGCGGCTGGGCCGCCCCTACCCGCGCTGGCTGCTGATCTTCGACAACGCGGAGAGCCCGGAGGTGCTGCTGCCCTACCTGCCCACCGGCGGCTCCGGCAGCATCATGATCACCTCACGCAACCCGCAGTGGGCGACCATGGCCCGCACCCTCGAGGTGAACGTCTTCACCCGCGCCGAGAGCGTCGAGCTGCTGCGCCGGCGCGGCCCGGAACTCACCGACGAGCAGGCCGACCGGTTGGCCGACGCGCTCGGCGACCTGCCGCTGGCCCTGGAACAGGCGGCGGCCTGGCGCGCCGAGACCGGCATGCCGGCCGAGGAATACCTGCGACTGTTCGAGGAGAAGCGCGTCGAGCTGCTCGAACAGGCGCCGCCGATGGACTACCAACTGCCCGTGGCGGCCGCCTGGAACGTCTCGCTGGACCGGCTGGTGGTCGCCAACCCGGCCGCGTTCCGGCTGCTGCAGGTGTGCTCCTTCCTGGCCCCCGAGCCGATCCCCCGCACGCTGTTCAGCGGCGCGCAGAACGCCGACATCCACCCCGAGCTCAACGGCGCGCTGCGCGACCCGATGCGGCTCGGCCGGGCCATCCGCGACATCAACCGCTACGCGCTGGCGCGGGTGATCCACCGCACCAACTCGATCCAGATGCACCGGCTGATCCAGGCGGTGCTGCTGGACCGGATGAACGCCGGCGAGCGCGACGCCATGCGGGCCAGCGCCCACCGGCTGCTCGCCACCGGCGACCGCAACGACCCGGACACGCCGGCCAACTGGCCCAGCTACGCCGACCTCTACCCGCACGTGCTGGTCTCCGGCGCGGTCGAGTCCGCCCAGGGCTGGGTGCACCAGCTCATCTACAACGAGGCCCGCTACCTCTACTGGTGGGGCGACATGGAGGCGTCGCTGGAGCTGTCCCGGCACGCCTACGACACCTGGCGGCAGCGGCTCGGCGAGACCGACGCGACCACGCTGCGGATCGGCCAGTGGCTCGGCTTCATGCTCTACCGCCTGGGCCGGCACTCCGAGGCCCGGGAGCTGAACAGCCGGATCCTGCGGGCCCACGAGAGCGCCAGCGACGAGGACACCGAGGAGCTGCTGAGCGCCCGCGGCGCGGTCGCCGCCGACCTGCGCGTCGCCGGCGACTTCGCGCAGGCCCTGGAGATCGACGAGGACGTCTACCGCCGGCACGTGGTGCTGCTCGGCGAGGACGACCCGAGCACCCTCAACGCGGCCCACAACCTCGCGGTCAGCCTGCGCCTGACCGGCGACATGCGACGGGCCTTCGCCGTCGACCGGTCCACCTACGCGCACCGGGTGCTGCTGTTCGGCGAGGACCACGCGCAGACGCTGGAGTCCCACCTCAACCTCATCATCGACCGGCGCGAGCTGGGCGAGTACCTGCCCGCCCGGGCGGAGATGCAGAACGTGGTGGACCGGCTGCCGCTGGTCTGGGGCAGCGCGCAGACCCAGACACTGCTGGCCCGCCGCCGGTTGGCCTCCGCGGTGCGCAAGGCCGGCGACCACGTCACCGCCCGCGACCTCTCCCAGGAGGTACGCGACGGCTTCGCCGCCCGCTACGGCGCGGGCCACCCGGACACCCTGCTCGCCGCGTTCGGTCTCGCCGTCGACCTGCGCGCCACCGGCGACCTCGACTCCGCGGCCCGGCTCAGCGAGGAGATCACCGAGAGCTACCACCGGCTCTTCGGCGACGAGCACCCGTACACGGTGGCGGCCCGCGCCAACGCGGCGATCGTGCACCGGCTGCGCGGCGACGCGGCGCTCGCCCGGTCGGTCAACGAGGCCGGGCTGACCGTGCTCGCCCGCCGCCTCGGGCCGGACCATCCGCTGGTGCTGGCCGCCTCGATCAACCTCGGCAACGATCTCTACGTGCTCGGCGAGCACCGGGCCGCGTACGAGCTGGACCGGGCGACCGTGGACCGGGCGCGGGAGGTGTTCGGGCCGGAGCACCCGACCACGCTGATCGCGCTGGGCAACCTGGCGATGGACCTGATCGCGCTGGAGCGGGTGGCGGAGGGGCGGGCGCTGCTCGACGAGATCGGGCCGACGTTCCACCGGACGCTCGGCGACGCGCACCCGGCGACCCGCGCCGGCCTGGACCCGGCGGTGCGGGGCGACTGCGACCTGGATCCGATGCCGCTGTAG